A single genomic interval of Macadamia integrifolia cultivar HAES 741 chromosome 6, SCU_Mint_v3, whole genome shotgun sequence harbors:
- the LOC122081687 gene encoding cyclin-U4-1-like — MAELENSHEMPRVITFLSSLLQRVAESNDVNRRFEPQKISVFHGLTRPTISIQSYLERIFKYANCSPSCFVVAYVYLDRFGQRQPLLPINSYNVHRLLITSVMVAAKFMDDMYYNNAYYAKVGGIGITEMNFLEVDFLFGLSFHLNVTPITFQTYCSYLQREMIFLEPPLNLGRSLKLHCCFTEDDSTHRKKQLAV, encoded by the exons ATGGCTGAGCTCGAGAACTCTCATGAGATGCCCAGGGTGATcaccttcctctcctctctccttcagAGAGTAGCTGAATCGAACGACGTGAACCGACGGTTTGAGCCTCAGAAGATCTCGGTTTTCCATGGTCTCACCCGGCCGACCATCTCAATACAGAGCTACCTGGAGAGGATCTTCAAGTACGCCAATTGCAGCCCTTCTTGCTTCGTCGTCGCTTATGTTTACCTGGATCGATTCGGACAGAGGCAACCCTTGTTGCCGATCAATTCATATAATGTTCATCGATTGCTCATCACCAGCGTTATGGTCGCTGCTAAATTCATGGATGACAT GTATTACAACAATGCTTACTATGCAAAAGTTGGAGGGATCGGCATTACAGAGATGAACTTCCTTGAGGTGGACTTCCTGTTTGGTTTGAGCTTCCACTTGAATGTGACACCAATCACTTTCCAGACGTACTGTTCTTACCTCCAAAGAGAGATGATCTTCCTGGAACCTCCTCTAAATTTAGGAAGATCTTTGAAACTCCATTGTTGCTTCACTGAAGATGATTCCACCCACCGAAAAAAACAACTAGCTGTTTAA
- the LOC122082528 gene encoding uncharacterized protein LOC122082528 has translation MSGASAGIMMCSLPETSSDGGGRSPSEEFQTAQETLFLSSQELTVNLSGRVVNDHYKELKASVDVSTEFVKTVDLGKDSDPGFSQKTFRGILDLQSMRVDDAAEQSGDSTLGKNVGLLKPKFGEIISLKCGEVTGEITVGNSKEESPAKNRKESKDYQIGAMNTAHGILTSPLKAMDKDPEMDIPKETEVRSNEERGSSKKTSKGQSILETSLEEFQTAQETLQINSQEQTMNSPGRVVEDHHCDVSTEHIETIDLGKDSGDPGFWGACVDNVAKTIDNSALGKTIGLFKQKIEESVSLQCRGPAGEIVVGNLKEESLQKRESGLGTTNLVQ, from the exons ATGTCAGGTGCCTCCGCTGGAATCATGATGTGCTCTCTTCCGGAAACTTCAAGTGATGGTGGTGGTCGCAGCCCATCAGAGGAGTTTCAAACAGCGCAGGAAACCCTCTTTTTGAGCTCGCAAGAACTGACAGTGAATCTCTCTGGTAGAGTAGTTAATGATCATTACAAAGAGCTTAAAGCGAGTGTTGATGTCTCTACTGAATTCGTTAAAACCGTTGATTTGGGCAAAGATAGTGATCCTGGTTTTTCACAG AAAACCTTTAGGGGAATTTTGGATTTACAGTCGATGAGGGTAGATGATGCTGCAGAACAATCTGGTGACTCTACTTTGGGGAAAAATGTAGGgcttttgaaaccaaaatttggGGAGATTATTAGTCTGAAATGTGGAGAAGTCACTGGAGAAATTACAGTTGGAAACTCAAAGGAAGAATCACCTGCAAAAAATAGAAAGGAGTCTAAGGATTACCAGATTGGTGCAATGAATACAGCTCATGGGATTTTAACTTCACCATTGAAAGCAATGGATAAAGACCCAGAGATGGACATACCTAAAGAAACAGAAGTACGCAGTAATGAAGAGAGAGGTTCAAGTAAGAAGACCTCCAAGGGCCAGTCAATTCTTGAAACTTCATTGGAAGAGTTTCAAACAGCACAGGAAACCCTCCAGATTAACTCGCAGGAACAAACGATGAATTCTCCCGGTAGAGTAGTTGAAGATCATCACTGTGATGTTTCTACTGAGCACATTGAAACCATTGATTTAGGAAAAGATAGTGGTGATCCTGGATTTTGGGGAGCTTGTGTAGACAATGTTGCAAAAACAATTGACAACTCTGCTTTGGGAAAAACCATAGGGCTTTTTAAGCAAAAAATTGAGGAGTCTGTTAGTCTGCAATGTAGAGGACCCGCTGGAGAAATTGTTGTTGGCAACTTGAAGGAAGAATCATTGCAGAAAAGAGAAAGTGGTCTGGGGACTACCAATTTGGTGCAGTGA
- the LOC122081686 gene encoding histone-lysine N-methyltransferase, H3 lysine-9 specific SUVH6-like, with amino-acid sequence MAEVESSPGFSRMGFNGVATGETLKRRPLEDELGGGGGGGGGSCPLKYKRRNVVAKRDFPRGCGVLFSEMMKGVSKEGDGKSSQSSVGEESDNIVELESVRDSGVFGGSQASESLNGSVEAGSETSKISGKLEVIQPVKAVEHVESTRISQSLDSEASKPSETSDQVEELETVKAVEHEALAYKSQALDSEAAKPLKTSEQVEELETVKAVEHETSAHNSQVLCSEAAKPLEISEVEELETMKPLEYERLDRISQKLYYQTVKLLATLDQMKMPGQTQNVEESVATKWPEHSRQIELPELSKYLESQNTSDSGLVLPGGSVLPGTSDVSKVSDQPQLSVPIVEATVKSRLILKVSSRRASVIREFPPGCGINSHTSSREENLKAIDSLRDTNADEGFGKEKAEQVQVRTTSGIKLKQKVMKENSIRSPRQTITEVGIPNGKLGKEVKRSKDKSSKRMHEIQDEVNAVNQSHGTEIVSLDPSGKKEIVLALMAAPYCPWRQGKSAIKSSPIIGTARNKAKKDELMVMVQDKTASIPKKRRSGSENSEGKSKSKKLLPAEILGQLVLRDEDFTVEHHQEDENVLLDEKPQDFEANLIPFGRDGAKVTREKVRETLRLFQVIFRKFLQGEEAHSKDQGSNIKRIDLHASNILKEAKKWVNTEKFIGPVPGVEVGDEFHYRVELAIVGIHGPFQNGIESMEKDGKVLAISVVASGGYADDMDYSDVLIYSGQGGRPMSGKKQKQAEDQKLQRGNLALKNSMDTGNVVRVTRGFKDASSSDSVNSKSKITMTYTYDGLYVVEDYWTESSCYGTSVFKFKLRRIPGQPELAWKELKKSRKSKVREGLCVVDISEGKEKMLIGAVNTIDDEKPQPFTYVTKMIYPDWYNPVSPKGCDCTKRCLDPSICSCAAKNGGEIRFNYDGAIVEAKPLVYECGPSCGCPPSCYNRVSQRGIKFQLEVFKTESRGWGVRSLTSIPSGSFVCEYTGELLQDKEAEQRTGNDEYLFDIGHNYNDPTLWEGLQNVIPDLQPSSTCEEVEDAGYTIDAAQYGSVGRFINHSCSPNLYAQNVLYDHDDKRMPHIMLFAAENIPPLQELTYHYNYTIGQVYDAEGNVKEKRCYCGSAECSGRLY; translated from the coding sequence ATGGCAGAAGTTGAGAGCTCTCCAGGATTCTCGAGGATGGGTTTCAATGGTGTTGCAACTGGTGAAACGTTGAAGAGACGTCCATTGGAGGATGAgcttggtggtggtggtggtggtggtggtggtagttgTCCTCTTAAGTATAAGCGGCGGAACGTGGTTGCAAAGCGGGATTTCCCTAGGGGTTGTGGAGTACTATTTTCAGAAATGATGAAAGGGGTTTCGAAGGAAGGAGATGGGAAATCTAGCCAGTCTAGTGTTGGGGAAGAGAGTGACAACATTGTTGAACTTGAATCTGTCAGGGATTCTGGAGTTTTTGGCGGGTCTCAAGCTTCGGAATCGTTGAACGGTTCGGTTGAGGCAGGGTCAGAAACTTCGAAGATTTCAGGTAAGTTGGAAGTGATTCAACCAGTGAAAGCTGTAGAGCATGTAGAATCGACCCGCATATCCCAATCTCTGGATTCTGAAGCTTCGAAGCCTTCAGAAACTTCAGATCAGGTTGAAGAGCTTGAAACAGTGAAAGCCGTGGAGCATGAAGCATTGGCCTACAAGTCCCAAGCTCTGGATTCCGAGGCTGCGAAACCGTTAAAAACTTCTGAGCAGGTGGAAGAGCTTGAAACCGTGAAAGCTGTGGAGCATGAAACATCGGCCCACAACTCCCAAGTTCTGTGTTCTGAGGCTGCGAAACCCTTGGAAATTTCTGAGGTGGAAGAGCTTGAAACGATGAAACCTCTGGAATATGAAAGATTGGACCGTATATCTCAAAAACTGTATTATCAGACTGTGAAGCTGTTGGCCACTTTGGATCAGATGAAAATGCCAGGACAAACCCAAAATGTTGAGGAGTCAGTGGCAACAAAGTGGCCTGAGCATTCACGCCAGATAGAACTGCCTGAATTGTCCAAATATTTAGAATCTCAAAACACGAGTGACAGTGGGTTGGTGCTGCCAGGAGGTTCTGTTCTACCGGGGACTTCTGATGTGTCAAAGGTTTCAGATCAACCACAACTGTCTGTGCCAATTGTTGAAGCTACTGTTAAGAGCCGTCTGATTCTTAAAGTTTCTAGTAGAAGAGCTTCGGTTATCCGAGAATTCCCTCCAGGTTGTGGGATAAATTCTCATACTTCGAGCAGGGAAGAGAATCTGAAAGCAATTGATTCTTTGAGAGACACAAATGCGGATGAGGGTTTTGGCAAAGAAAAGGCGGAGCAAGTTCAAGTTAGAACAACTTCTGGCATTAAATTAAAACAGAAAGTTATGAAAGAAAACAGCATCAGATCTCCAAGGCAGACTATTACAGAAGTTGGAATTCCAAATGGGAAACTCGGAAAGGAAGTAAAGCGCAGCAAGGACAAGAGTTCCAAGAGAATGCATGAGATTCAAGATGAAGTAAATGCTGTTAATCAATCTCATGGAACAGAAATTGTTAGTTTGGACCCTTCTGGTAAGAAGGAGATTGTGCTAGCTTTGATGGCTGCGCCATACTGTCCATGGAGGCAAGGGAAAAGTGCTATAAAATCTAGCCCAATAATTGGCACGGCCAGGAACAAAGCAAAGAAGGATGAACTCATGGTCATGGTACAGGACAAAACTGCTTCCATTCCCAAGAAAAGAAGATCTGGATCAGAAAATTCGGAAGGAAAATCTAAAAGTAAGAAATTGCTTCCTGCTGAAATTCTGGGTCAACTGGTTCTGAGGGATGAGGATTTTACCGTGGAGCATCATCAAGAGGATGAAAATGTTCTTTTGGATGAAAAACCACAAGATTTCGAAGCGAACCTTATTCCATTTGGTCGGGATGGTGCTAAAGTTACTCGGGAAAAAGTTAGGGAGACTCTACGTCTCTTCCAAGTGATCTTTCGGAAGTTCTTACAGGGAGAGGAAGCGCATTCAAAAGATCAAGGGAGCAATATCAAACGGATAGATCTACATGCTTCAAATATCCTCAAGGAGGCAAAAAAATGGGTTAACACAGAGAAATTCATAGGTCCTGTCCCTGGGGTCGAAGTTGGTGATGAATTTCATTATAGGGTTGAGCTTGCTATTGTTGGTATTCATGGACCCTTTCAGAATGGTATAGAGTCCATGGAGAAAGATGGAAAAGTTCTGGCCATAAGTGTGGTAGCCTCAGGTGGTTATGCTGATGACATGGACTATTCTGATGTATTGATTTATTCTGGTCAAGGAGGAAGGCCAATGAGTGGTAAGAAGCAAAAGCAAGCTGAAGATCAAAAGCTCCAGCGGGGAAACCTTGCACTGAAGAACAGTATGGATACAGGAAATGTTGTGAGAGTTACCCGTGGATTTAAGGACGCAAGTAGCTCTGATTCTGTCAATTCAAAGAGTAAGATAACTATGACATACACCTATGATGGGCTTTATGTAGTCGAGGATTATTGGACAGAATCAAGCTGTTACGGTACTTCTGTCTTTAAATTTAAGTTGAGAAGAATTCCTGGCCAGCCGGAGCTTGCTTGGAAAGAGTTGAAGAAGTCAAGGAAATCCAAAGTTAGAGAGGGTCTCTGTGTGGTTGATATTTCtgaagggaaagagaagatgcTCATTGGAGCTGTGAACACCATTGATGATGAGAAACCTCAGCCATTCACTTACGTAACTAAAATGATATATCCTGACTGGTACAATCCTGTTTCTCCTAAGGGATGTGATTGCACCAAGCGTTGCTTGGATCCCAGTATATGTTCCTGTGCAGCCAAGAATGGAGGGGAGATCCGATTCAACTATGATGGGGCCATTGTGGAAGCAAAACCTCTTGTTTATGAGTGTGGTCCTTCTTGCGGGTGCCCTCCTTCTTGCTATAACAGAGTCAGCCAGCGTGGAATCAAATTTCAGCTGGAGGTTTTCAAGACTGAATCCAGGGGCTGGGGTGTCAGATCTTTGACATCCATCCCATCCGGAAGTTTTGTATGCGAGTATACAGGAGAACTGCTTCAGGATAAGGAGGCTGAGCAAAGAACTGGTAATGATGAGTATCTATTTGATATTGGCCATAACTATAATGATCCTACTCTTTGGGAGGGACTCCAGAATGTAATACCAGACCTGCAACCAAGTTCTACTTGTGAAGAAGTCGAGGATGCGGGCTACACCATTGATGCAGCTCAGTATGGGAGTGTTGGAAGATTCATCAACCATAGTTGTTCTCCAAACCTTTATGCACAAAATGTTCTTTACGATCATGATGACAAGAGAATGCCCCACATAATGCTCTTTGCTGCTGAGAACATTCCTCCCTTGCAGGAGCTAACTTATCACTACAATTATACAATAGGTCAAGTTTATGATGCTGAAGGCAATGTGAAGGAGAAGAGATGTTACTGTGGTTCTGCTGAGTGCAGTGGGAGGCTTTATTGA